From Candidatus Omnitrophota bacterium, the proteins below share one genomic window:
- a CDS encoding hemerythrin, which produces VAIMRYKIVEKTTDQIVENSNKYIGLLRQHIDKEDNILYMMANQNLSEEAQEKLLEDFEKVEVERIGVGTREKFHKLLHHLKDVYLN; this is translated from the coding sequence GTTGCTATAATGAGATACAAAATTGTAGAAAAAACGACAGATCAAATCGTAGAAAATTCCAATAAATATATTGGTCTTTTGCGGCAGCATATTGATAAGGAAGATAACATATTATATATGATGGCCAATCAAAATCTCTCTGAAGAAGCGCAAGAGAAACTTTTGGAAGATTTTGAAAAGGTGGAAGTCGAAAGAATCGGTGTGGGGACACGTGAAAAGTTTCATAAACTATTACATCACTTGAAAGATGTATATTTAAATTAA
- the hcp gene encoding hydroxylamine reductase yields the protein MFCYQCQETVRNTGCTIKGVCGKDERAADLMDLLIYVLQGLSIYAEKEGEVDKKYGIFTCQALFATITNANFDEDRIVALIKKAIILRSELKAKAGISQEGLHDAALWTAETKEDFLKKAVNVSPLSYSDNEDVRSLKSLLLYGLKGIAAYTEHAAVLGQYDESIFSFMYKGLAAITKDLSADELTALVLEAGENGVKAMAVLDKANTSAYGNPEITKVNLGVRNNPGILISGRDLKDMDELLKQTEGTGVDVYTHSEMLPAHYYPAFKKYDHFAGNYGGSWWHQNKDFETFNGPILITTNCIIPVKDSYKDRIFTTGMAGYPGITHIADRSDGGTKDFAQIIELAKTCDAPQEIETGEIVGGFAHNQVFALADKVVAAVKSGAIKRFIVMGGCDGRQKPRSYFTEVAEKLPKDAVILTAGCAKYRYIKLGLGDIGGIPRVLDAGQCNDSYSLAIIALKLKEVFGLDDVNKLPLSFDIAWYEQKAVIVLLALLHLGFKGMRLGPTLPAFLSPNVAKVLVEKFNLKPISTADDDVAAMMEGR from the coding sequence ATGTTTTGTTACCAGTGTCAAGAAACAGTTAGAAATACAGGTTGTACTATTAAAGGAGTATGCGGAAAAGATGAAAGAGCTGCAGACCTTATGGATCTATTGATCTATGTATTGCAGGGGCTTTCAATTTATGCAGAGAAAGAGGGGGAAGTAGATAAGAAATATGGTATATTTACCTGCCAGGCTTTGTTCGCAACAATAACAAATGCAAATTTTGATGAGGATAGAATCGTAGCGCTTATCAAAAAAGCCATTATTTTGCGAAGTGAATTAAAAGCAAAAGCTGGTATCTCTCAAGAGGGATTGCATGACGCGGCATTATGGACGGCTGAGACAAAGGAAGACTTCCTTAAAAAAGCAGTCAATGTTAGCCCGTTATCATATAGTGACAATGAAGATGTTCGATCATTGAAATCATTGCTTTTATATGGATTAAAAGGAATAGCCGCTTACACTGAGCATGCAGCCGTTTTAGGTCAGTATGATGAGTCTATTTTTAGTTTTATGTACAAAGGGCTTGCTGCTATTACAAAAGATTTGTCAGCGGATGAATTGACTGCGCTTGTTCTTGAGGCAGGAGAAAACGGTGTAAAAGCAATGGCGGTCTTGGATAAAGCTAATACTAGTGCTTATGGTAATCCAGAAATCACAAAGGTGAATCTGGGGGTAAGAAATAATCCCGGCATTTTGATTTCGGGGCGTGATTTAAAAGACATGGATGAGCTGCTGAAACAAACCGAGGGAACAGGTGTTGATGTTTATACACATAGCGAAATGCTCCCTGCTCATTATTATCCGGCGTTTAAGAAATATGACCATTTTGCAGGCAATTATGGTGGCTCATGGTGGCATCAGAATAAAGATTTTGAGACATTCAATGGTCCGATCCTTATAACAACCAACTGTATTATTCCCGTGAAAGATTCGTATAAGGATAGGATTTTTACAACAGGTATGGCAGGGTATCCAGGCATAACGCATATTGCTGATCGATCTGATGGGGGAACCAAAGACTTTGCTCAAATCATTGAATTAGCTAAAACGTGTGATGCTCCACAAGAAATAGAAACAGGAGAAATTGTTGGAGGTTTTGCGCACAATCAAGTTTTTGCTTTAGCTGACAAAGTTGTCGCGGCGGTAAAATCTGGAGCTATCAAGCGTTTTATTGTTATGGGAGGCTGTGATGGCCGCCAAAAACCACGCAGCTATTTTACGGAAGTTGCCGAAAAATTACCAAAGGATGCAGTTATCTTAACAGCTGGATGTGCGAAGTATCGATATATTAAACTTGGTCTGGGTGATATTGGAGGCATTCCTCGTGTTTTAGATGCCGGACAATGTAATGATTCCTACTCATTGGCAATTATTGCATTAAAACTCAAGGAAGTATTTGGGCTTGATGATGTCAATAAGTTACCTTTATCGTTTGATATTGCATGGTATGAACAAAAAGCGGTGATCGTTCTCTTAGCATTATTACATCTTGGTTTTAAAGGCATGCGGTTGGGTCCGACATTGCCGGCT